One Peromyscus leucopus breed LL Stock chromosome 2, UCI_PerLeu_2.1, whole genome shotgun sequence DNA window includes the following coding sequences:
- the Rnf19b gene encoding LOW QUALITY PROTEIN: E3 ubiquitin-protein ligase RNF19B (The sequence of the model RefSeq protein was modified relative to this genomic sequence to represent the inferred CDS: inserted 1 base in 1 codon), producing MGSEKDSESPRSTSLHAAAPDPKCRSGGRRRRLTFHSVFSASARGRRARTKPQAEPPPPAAPPPPXPAPAEAQAPPMEALPAEPAVEAEAEAAAAGPEEDEAAEGGGPEEVECPLCLVRLPPERAPRLLSCPHRSCRDCLRHYLRLEISESRVPISCPECSERLNPHDIRLLLADPPLMHKYEEFMLRRYLASDPDCRWCPAPDCGYAVIAYGCASCPKLTCEREGCQTEFCYHCKQIWHPNQTCDMARQQRAQTLRVRTKHTSGLSYGQESGPVDDIKPCPRCSAYIIKMNDGSCNHMTCAVCGCEFCWLCMKEISDLHYLSPSGCTFWGKKPWSRKKKILWQLGTLIGAPVGISLIAGIAIPAMVIGIPVYVGRKIHSRYEGRKTSKHKRNLAITGGVTLSVIASPVIAAVSVGIGVPIMLAYVYGVVPISLCRGGGCGVSTANGKGVKIEFDEDDGPITVADAWRALKNPSIGESSIEGLTSVLSTSGSPTDGLSVMQGPYSETASFAALSGGTLSGGILSSGKGKYSRLEVQADVQKEVFPKDTASLGAISDNASTRAMAGSIISSYNPQDRECNNMEIQVDIEAKPSHYQLVSGSSTEDSLHVHAQMAENEEEGTAGGGGAGGGSGGSEEDPSCKHQNCEQKDCLASKAWDISLAQPESIRSDLESSDTQSDDVPDITSDECGSPRSHAAACPSTPRAQGAPSPSAHRQLAAPAEGQTVLKPEEDEVE from the exons ATGGGCTCCGAGAAGGACTCCGAGTCGCCGCGCTCCACCTCGCTCCATGCGGCCGCCCCCGACCCTAAGTGCCGCAGCGGCGGCCGGCGCCGGCGCCTCACCTTCCATAGCGTCTTCTCTGCCTCGGCCCGCGGTCGCCGCGCCCGGACCAAGCCGCAGGCCGAGCCGCCGCCCCCGGCCGCTCCGCCGCCTC GCCCGGCCCCGGCGGAGGCCCAGGCCCCGCCGATGGAAGCGCTGCCCGCCGAGCCCGCTGTCGAGGCTGAGGCGGAGGCCGCGGCGGCGGGGCCGGAGGAGGACGAGGCGGCTGAGGGCGGCGGCCCGGAGGAGGTGGAGTGCCCGCTGTGCCTGGTGCGCCTGCCGCCCGAGCGGGCCCCGCGCCTCCTCAGCTGCCCGCATCGCTCGTGCCGGGACTGCCTCCGCCACTACCTGCGCCTGGAGATCAGCGAGAGCCGCGTGCCCATCAGCTGCCCCGAGTGCAGCGAGCGGCTCAACCCACACGACATCCGCCTGCTGCTGGCCGACCCGCCGCTCATGCACAAGTACGAAGAGTTCATGCTGCGCCGGTACCTGGCCTCGGACCCTGACTGCCGCTGGTGTCCCGCCCCTGACTGCGG TTACGCTGTTATTGCCTATGGCTGTGCCAGCTGCCCAAAGCTAACCTGTGAGAGGGAAGGCTGCCAGACTGAGTTCTGCTACCACTGCAAGCAGATATGGCATCCAAACCAGACCTGCGATATGGCCCGTCAGCAGAGGGCTCAGACTTTACGAGTTCGGACCAAGCACACTTCAGGTCTCAGCTATGGGCAAGAATCTGGACCAG TAGATGACATCAAGCCATGCCCACGATGTAGTGCTTACATTATCAAGATGAATGATGGAAGCTGTAATCACATGACCTGTGCAGTGTGTGGCTGTGAATTCTGCTGGCTTTGCATGAAAGAGATCTCCGACTTGCATTACCTCAG CCCCTCTGGCTGTACATTCTGGGGCAAGAAGCCATGGAGCCGGAAGAAGAAGATTCTATGGCAGTTGGGCACATTGATCGGTGCTCCAGTGGGGATCTCGCTCATTGCTGGCATTGCAATTCCTGCCATGGTCATTGGCATTCCTGTTTACGTTGGGAGGAAG ATTCACAGCAGATATGAGGGAAGGAAAACCTCCAAACACAAGAGGAACTTGGCCATCACAGGAGGAGTGACCTTGTCAGTCATCGCGTCCCCCGTGATCGCTGCTGTTAGTGTTG GTATTGGTGTCCCTATTATGCTGGCGTATGTTTATGGGGTTGTACCCATTTCTCTCTGTCGTGGAGGTGGCTGTGGAGTTAGCACAGCCAATGGAAAGGGGGTGAAAATTGAGTTTGATGAAGATGATGGTCCAATCACAG TGGCAGATGCCTGGCGGGCCCTCAAGAACCCCAGTATAGGGGAAAGCAGCATTGAAGGCCTGACTAGTGTGCTGAGCACCAGTGGGAGCCCTACAGATGGACTCAGCGTTATGCAAGGCCCTTATAGTGAAACAGCCAGCTTTGCTGCCCTTTCTGGGGGTACACTGAGTGGTGGTATTCTCTCCAGCGGCAAGGGAAAATACAGCAG GTTAGAAGTCCAAGCCGATGTCCAAAAGGAAGTTTTCCCCAAAGACACAGCCAGTCTCGGTGCAATTAGTGACAACGCGAGCACTCGTGCTATGGCCGGCTCCATAATCAGTTCCTACAACCCACAGGACAG AGAGTGCAACAATATGGAAATCCAAGTGGACATTGAAGCCAAACCAAGTCACTATCAGCTGGTGAGTGGAAGCAGCACAGAGGACTCGCTCCACGTCCATGCTCAGATggcagagaatgaggaggagggtACTGCTGGCGGCGGTGGTGCtggtggcggcagtggtggcagtgAAGAGGATCCTTCTTGCAAACACCAAAACTGTGAACAGAaagactgcctggccagcaaaGCTTGGGACATCAGCCTAGCCCAGCCTGAAAGCATCCGCAGTGACCTAGAAAGCTCTGACACGCAGTCAGATGACGTGCCAGACATCACTTCAGATGAGTGCGGCTCCCCCCGTTCCCACGCTGCAGCCTGCCCCTCGACCCCCAGAGCCCAAGGTGCACCGAGCCCAAGTGCCCACAGGCAGCTCGCTGCTCCAGCTGAGGGCCAGACTGtcctgaagccagaagaggatgaagTGGAGTGA